Proteins encoded by one window of uncultured Celeribacter sp.:
- a CDS encoding LysE family translocator, protein MTLAIFLSILSLHFVAAMSPGPSFVVSVRTAASEGFRPAFGLAVAFGLGAVIWALAAMSGLSILFELFPRAYLAFKIAGGLFLIWIGVKTIRHARDPLPEATALASPRSLANAFRLGLMTQLSNPKPAVFFGAVFAGLIPPETSVVIKAILLFFVFFDETLWYVIVARLFSRQKARQAYGRAKLWTDRALGGLIALFGARIATS, encoded by the coding sequence ATGACCCTCGCGATTTTTCTCTCTATTTTGAGCCTGCATTTCGTCGCTGCCATGTCGCCTGGCCCCTCTTTCGTGGTCTCCGTGCGCACCGCCGCCTCCGAAGGCTTTCGCCCCGCCTTCGGCCTTGCCGTGGCCTTTGGATTGGGTGCGGTGATCTGGGCGCTGGCCGCAATGTCCGGCCTCTCGATCCTGTTCGAGCTTTTCCCCCGCGCCTATCTCGCCTTTAAAATCGCGGGAGGGCTGTTCCTGATCTGGATCGGGGTCAAAACCATCCGTCACGCCCGTGATCCGCTGCCCGAGGCCACGGCGCTCGCCAGCCCCCGGTCGCTCGCCAATGCCTTTCGCCTCGGCCTCATGACGCAATTGTCGAACCCGAAGCCTGCGGTGTTTTTCGGGGCGGTTTTTGCCGGGCTGATCCCGCCAGAGACCTCTGTCGTCATTAAGGCCATTTTATTGTTTTTCGTCTTTTTTGACGAAACCCTGTGGTATGTGATTGTCGCGCGGCTTTTTTCGCGGCAAAAAGCACGACAAGCCTATGGCCGGGCCAAACTTTGGACCGACCGCGCTCTGGGCGGCCTCATCGCCCTTTTCGGAGCCCGGATCGCGACCAGTTGA
- a CDS encoding cold shock domain-containing protein → MNDTDLGKVVSGHVKWFDPTRGFGFVIADDGGPDILLHANVLRNFGQSSVADAAMVRLVVQSTDRGVQAVEVLEIAPPAPGTGTMLEDLEEVDEESLSLPLEPARVKWFDKGKGFGFANVFGRPEDVFIHIEVLRRSGLADLMPGEAVGLRVIDGRRGRMAAHVTAWDVALREAEEAEA, encoded by the coding sequence ATGAACGACACAGACTTGGGGAAGGTCGTGTCGGGCCATGTAAAATGGTTCGATCCGACTCGCGGCTTTGGCTTTGTGATCGCCGATGACGGCGGTCCGGATATTTTGTTGCATGCGAATGTTTTGCGCAACTTCGGGCAAAGCTCCGTAGCGGATGCCGCTATGGTGCGTCTCGTGGTGCAAAGCACGGATCGCGGTGTGCAGGCCGTGGAGGTGCTCGAAATTGCGCCCCCGGCGCCGGGCACTGGCACGATGCTGGAAGACCTCGAAGAGGTCGATGAGGAAAGCCTGTCTTTGCCGCTCGAGCCCGCGCGTGTGAAATGGTTCGACAAGGGCAAGGGCTTTGGCTTCGCCAATGTCTTCGGGCGCCCCGAAGATGTGTTCATCCATATCGAAGTGCTGCGCCGGTCTGGTTTGGCCGATCTAATGCCGGGCGAGGCCGTGGGACTTCGTGTCATCGACGGACGTCGGGGCCGGATGGCCGCGCATGTGACCGCCTGGGACGTGGCGCTGCGCGAGGCGGAAGAGGCGGAGGCCTGA
- a CDS encoding helix-turn-helix transcriptional regulator, producing the protein MRQLSTRAHSISQLCRDLGINRTQFNRYLKGEAFPRPDVLHKICQYFDVDARILLEPLDCLRDRADKELTSQVLSSFLFDVDALKIAPEAFPTGCYLHHRVSYFVPEHISTTLLKFYHDDSGNLRIQGYMPYASGARIGLPQGAKARMFRGLVFRQLVGFAFVVTMDQVPLMVLGGFEPNYLGNPNFYFGSSVSTQDVIAPSPVLLQRLEPKLSVLVAARHQIGIRERKIYSPLVRGFFDKFAPLR; encoded by the coding sequence TTGAGACAGCTCTCGACGCGGGCGCACTCGATTTCACAGCTCTGCCGGGATCTCGGGATCAACCGGACACAGTTCAATCGCTACCTGAAAGGCGAGGCCTTCCCGCGCCCCGATGTGCTTCACAAGATTTGTCAGTATTTCGATGTCGATGCGCGCATCCTCTTGGAGCCACTGGACTGTCTGCGGGACCGCGCCGACAAGGAACTGACCTCGCAAGTCCTCTCATCATTCCTGTTCGATGTCGACGCGTTGAAAATCGCGCCGGAGGCCTTTCCGACCGGCTGTTACCTGCACCATCGCGTGTCCTATTTCGTGCCCGAACACATCAGTACGACGCTTTTGAAATTCTACCACGATGACAGCGGAAATCTTCGTATTCAGGGCTATATGCCATACGCCTCCGGCGCCCGCATCGGCCTGCCGCAGGGCGCGAAGGCGCGTATGTTTCGCGGGCTGGTGTTTCGGCAACTGGTGGGCTTTGCCTTCGTGGTGACGATGGATCAGGTGCCTTTGATGGTGCTGGGCGGCTTTGAGCCGAATTACCTTGGCAATCCGAACTTCTATTTCGGCAGTTCGGTCTCCACGCAGGATGTCATCGCACCCTCTCCGGTCCTGTTGCAGCGGTTGGAGCCGAAACTCTCCGTCCTCGTCGCGGCAAGACATCAGATCGGTATTCGCGAGCGCAAAATCTATTCGCCACTGGTGCGCGGTTTCTTCGACAAATTCGCGCCGCTCAGATGA
- the tsaA gene encoding tRNA (N6-threonylcarbamoyladenosine(37)-N6)-methyltransferase TrmO, whose amino-acid sequence MTEMNLTPIGRIHTPYKTLADCPSAPHAGQEARIELHPAFAPGLKGLNASEVDVLYWFDRAARDVLQSVRPHDGVHCGVFAMRSPHRPNPIALSRVTVLSVDETGLTVSGMDCLDGTVLVDLKPVPRVAT is encoded by the coding sequence ATGACAGAGATGAACCTCACCCCGATCGGACGTATCCACACGCCCTACAAAACCCTCGCCGATTGTCCGAGTGCACCACATGCAGGGCAGGAGGCGCGGATCGAGTTGCACCCCGCTTTCGCGCCGGGCCTCAAGGGTCTGAATGCCTCCGAGGTCGATGTGCTCTATTGGTTCGACCGGGCGGCGCGCGATGTGCTGCAATCGGTGCGTCCCCATGATGGCGTCCACTGCGGCGTCTTTGCCATGCGATCGCCGCACCGCCCGAACCCGATTGCCCTGTCGCGGGTGACGGTTCTGTCGGTCGATGAGACGGGGCTGACCGTGTCGGGGATGGATTGTCTCGATGGCACGGTTCTGGTCGATCTGAAGCCGGTGCCGCGCGTTGCAACGTGA
- the fabI gene encoding enoyl-ACP reductase FabI gives MTKLMDGKRGLIMGLANDKSIAWGIAKALSDHGAELCFSYQGEQLKKRVDPLAERLGSDFVVECDVSDEASMDALFKDIEEKWGKLDFIVHAIGFSDKSELRGRYVDTTRDNFNLTMDISVFSFTAVAQRAAKLMKEGGSMLTMTYYGAERVMPHYNVMGVAKAALEASVRYLAEDLGKDGIRVNSISAGPIKTLAASGIGDFRYIMKWNEYNSPLRRNVTIDDVGGSALYLLSDLGAGVTGETHHVDAGYHVVGMKAVDAPDITKG, from the coding sequence ATGACGAAACTGATGGACGGCAAACGCGGGCTGATCATGGGCCTTGCCAATGACAAATCAATCGCCTGGGGCATTGCCAAAGCACTCTCCGATCATGGCGCAGAACTGTGTTTTTCCTATCAGGGTGAACAGCTTAAGAAACGGGTCGATCCGCTGGCCGAACGTCTTGGCTCTGATTTCGTCGTGGAATGCGACGTCTCCGACGAGGCCTCTATGGATGCTCTTTTCAAAGATATAGAGGAAAAATGGGGCAAGCTCGACTTTATCGTGCATGCCATCGGTTTCTCCGACAAAAGCGAGCTGCGCGGCCGTTATGTCGACACCACGCGTGACAACTTCAACCTGACCATGGACATCTCCGTCTTCTCCTTCACCGCCGTCGCACAGCGCGCCGCGAAGCTGATGAAAGAGGGTGGCTCGATGCTGACCATGACTTATTACGGCGCCGAGCGCGTGATGCCGCATTACAATGTGATGGGTGTGGCCAAGGCCGCTTTGGAGGCCTCCGTGCGCTACCTCGCCGAAGATCTGGGCAAGGACGGCATCCGCGTCAACTCGATCTCCGCCGGTCCGATCAAGACGCTCGCCGCCTCCGGCATCGGGGACTTCCGCTACATCATGAAGTGGAACGAATATAACTCGCCGCTGCGTCGCAATGTGACCATCGACGATGTGGGCGGCTCTGCGCTTTACCTGCTGTCCGATCTGGGCGCGGGCGTGACCGGCGAGACCCACCACGTTGACGCGGGCTATCACGTCGTCGGCATGAAGGCCGTGGACGCCCCGGACATCACCAAGGGCTGA
- a CDS encoding DUF192 domain-containing protein produces MRRRSRLSFGLTFGRAALFCLSTTPLLAQSVCRSDEVVITGPETQARFSIEIADDAGERALGLMNRPEMPRAHGMLFVYEKPQPVSFWMANTLIPLDMIFVDQRGVVTRVHEEAVPLDRTPIEGGDAVYAVLEINGGLTRALGIRPGDQLRHPAFGLDAADPCLTQ; encoded by the coding sequence ATGCGGCGCCGCTCGCGTCTTTCTTTCGGGCTGACTTTCGGGCGGGCCGCGCTTTTCTGTCTGTCCACCACACCGTTGTTGGCTCAGTCCGTGTGTCGCAGCGACGAGGTCGTGATCACCGGGCCGGAGACGCAGGCGCGCTTTTCCATCGAAATCGCCGACGACGCGGGCGAACGCGCTTTGGGGTTGATGAATCGCCCCGAGATGCCACGCGCTCACGGTATGCTCTTCGTCTATGAAAAGCCGCAACCGGTGTCGTTCTGGATGGCCAACACCTTGATTCCGCTCGATATGATCTTTGTCGATCAGCGTGGCGTCGTGACCCGCGTGCATGAGGAGGCTGTGCCTCTCGATCGCACCCCCATCGAGGGCGGCGATGCGGTCTATGCGGTTTTGGAAATCAATGGTGGCTTGACGCGCGCCTTGGGCATTCGTCCCGGCGACCAGCTGCGCCACCCGGCCTTTGGTCTGGACGCGGCCGACCCCTGTCTCACGCAGTGA
- a CDS encoding homocysteine S-methyltransferase family protein produces the protein MAHITLLDGGLSRELQRFGAELRQPEWSAGALLEAPEAVRQAHEAFFRAGAEIATTNSYAVVPFHLGETRFAEHGLELAALSGQLARTAVDNTSDIRPTARVAGCLPPACGSYIPERFDATSARDILSVLVRGLAPYVDLWLAETMSSLEEARVTAEAVAGTDKPLWISYSLRDDATPPADTVAQKPVLRSGEPVADAVEQAVGLGAKAVLFNCSMPEVMEAAVIETRKTLDVLGADLPIGVYANAFTARGQDGAANEVLSEVRDDITPERYPLWTDLWVKAGATLIGGCCGIGSAHIAHLHARYKA, from the coding sequence ATGGCACATATCACCCTGCTCGACGGCGGCCTCAGCCGTGAATTACAACGCTTTGGCGCAGAGTTGCGTCAACCGGAGTGGTCCGCAGGCGCGTTGTTGGAAGCGCCCGAAGCCGTGCGTCAGGCGCATGAAGCGTTTTTCCGGGCCGGCGCAGAGATTGCCACCACCAACAGCTACGCGGTGGTGCCTTTTCATTTGGGCGAAACCCGTTTTGCCGAGCACGGGCTGGAGCTTGCAGCCCTATCCGGCCAATTGGCGCGCACGGCGGTCGACAACACATCGGACATCCGCCCCACCGCGCGTGTCGCTGGCTGCCTGCCGCCCGCTTGCGGCTCTTATATCCCCGAGCGGTTCGACGCGACCTCAGCGCGCGACATCCTCTCCGTTCTGGTGCGCGGGCTGGCCCCCTACGTCGATCTGTGGCTGGCGGAAACCATGAGCAGCCTGGAGGAGGCGCGCGTCACGGCAGAGGCTGTGGCCGGAACCGACAAACCGCTCTGGATCTCCTATAGCCTGCGCGACGACGCCACACCGCCGGCCGATACGGTCGCGCAAAAGCCCGTGCTGCGCTCCGGCGAACCCGTGGCTGACGCGGTCGAACAGGCCGTTGGTCTGGGCGCCAAAGCGGTCTTGTTCAACTGCTCGATGCCGGAGGTGATGGAAGCCGCAGTGATCGAGACCCGCAAGACGCTGGATGTGCTTGGCGCTGATCTGCCTATCGGGGTGTATGCCAATGCCTTCACCGCGCGCGGCCAGGATGGCGCCGCCAATGAGGTTCTCTCCGAGGTGCGGGACGACATCACGCCGGAGCGCTACCCGCTTTGGACCGATCTCTGGGTCAAGGCCGGCGCCACGCTGATCGGCGGGTGTTGCGGGATCGGCTCCGCGCATATCGCGCATCTGCACGCACGCTACAAAGCGTGA
- a CDS encoding vitamin B12-dependent ribonucleotide reductase, whose product MKIERKFTTAGKDAYAELEFTKTSSEIRNPDGTVVFHLDDCEVPAKWSQVASDVIAQKYFRKAGVPAALKKVREKGVPSFLWRSIPDEDKLAKLPEEARFGGETSAKQVFDRLAGAWAYWGWKGGYFSSEDDAKAYYDEMRFTLAAQMGAPNSPQWFNTGLHWAYGIDGPGQGHYYVDYQSGELTRSSSAYEHPQPHACFIQSVADDLVSDGGIMDLWVREARLFKYGSGTGTNFSSLRAANESLSGGGKSSGLMGFLKIGDRAAGAIKSGGTTRRAAKMVICDMDHPDIEDFINWKVIEEQKVASIVAGSKMHERQLNAIFDAIGTWDGAEADAFDPSKNPALKAAVKSAKQVAIPETYVKRVLDYAKQGYSSIEFPTYDTDWDSEAYASVSGQNSNNSVRVTDAFLKAVKDDAEWELLRRTDRKVAKTVKARDLWEQVGHAAWACADPGIQFHDTINAWHTCPEDGEIRGSNPCSEYMFLDDTACNLASMNLLTFLHDGVFDAESYMHATRIWTLTLEISVMMAQFPSQEIAQRSYDFRTLGLGYANIGGLLMNMGFGYDSDEARALAGALTAIMTGVSYATSAEIAGELGAFDKFEKNREHMLRVIRNHRTAAYGKTTGYEGLEVKPVALDHANCPDAHLVELAKSAWDEALSLGEKNGYRNAQVSVIAPTGTIGLVMDCDTTGIEPDFALVKFKKLAGGGYFKIINRSVPAALEKLGYSSSEIEEIVSYAVGHGTIGNAPGINHTALIGHGFGQAQIDKIEAALPSAFDIRFVFNQWTLGEEFCTGTLGIPAAKLNDPSFDLLRSLGFTAKDIAAANDHVCGTMTLEGAPFLKEEHYHVFDCANACGKKGKRYLSVESHITMMAAAQSFISGAISKTINMPNDATIEDCQAAYELSWSLGTKANALYRDGSKLSQPLATALIENDEEAEEILATGTAQEKAAVLAEKIVEKVIIKEVARGREKMPDRRKGYTQKSIVGGHKVYLRTGEYEDGSLGEIFIDMHKEGAGFRAMMNNFAIAVSVGLQYGVPLEEFVDAFTFTKFEPAGMVQGNDSIKNATSILDYIFRELAVSYLDRTDLAHVKPQGAAFDDLDKDAAEGVSNIKTPSESASAKSIEVLKQISSTGYLRKRLPQELVVLQGGMQSGAVVLEGSIDPQVALQTLVPETKATLETALSTGTVSMTARDKAKMQGYEGDPCGECGNYTLVRNGTCMKCNTCGGTSGCS is encoded by the coding sequence ATGAAAATCGAACGCAAATTCACGACGGCAGGCAAAGACGCATATGCAGAGTTGGAGTTCACCAAGACCTCCTCTGAAATTCGCAACCCGGACGGCACGGTGGTGTTTCATCTCGACGATTGCGAAGTGCCCGCCAAGTGGTCGCAGGTCGCCTCCGATGTCATCGCGCAGAAATATTTCCGCAAAGCCGGCGTGCCGGCGGCACTGAAAAAAGTCCGTGAAAAAGGCGTTCCGTCTTTCCTTTGGCGGTCTATTCCCGACGAAGACAAGCTCGCGAAACTGCCCGAAGAGGCGCGGTTTGGTGGCGAGACCTCCGCGAAACAAGTGTTCGACCGTCTCGCAGGCGCCTGGGCCTATTGGGGCTGGAAGGGCGGCTATTTCTCCTCGGAAGACGACGCCAAAGCCTATTACGACGAGATGCGGTTCACCCTGGCGGCCCAGATGGGCGCGCCGAACAGCCCGCAGTGGTTCAACACCGGTCTGCACTGGGCTTACGGCATCGACGGTCCGGGGCAGGGGCATTATTATGTGGATTATCAATCCGGTGAGCTGACGCGCTCGTCCTCCGCCTATGAGCATCCGCAGCCGCATGCCTGTTTCATCCAATCCGTCGCCGACGATCTTGTGTCCGATGGCGGCATCATGGATCTCTGGGTGCGTGAGGCGCGTCTGTTCAAATACGGTTCCGGCACCGGCACCAACTTTTCCTCGCTGCGCGCGGCCAATGAGAGCCTCTCGGGCGGGGGCAAATCCTCCGGCCTCATGGGGTTCCTGAAAATCGGCGACCGGGCAGCGGGCGCGATCAAATCCGGCGGCACCACGCGCCGCGCGGCGAAGATGGTGATCTGCGACATGGATCACCCGGACATCGAGGATTTCATCAACTGGAAAGTGATCGAAGAGCAGAAAGTGGCGTCCATCGTCGCGGGCTCGAAGATGCACGAACGCCAGCTCAATGCGATTTTCGACGCGATTGGCACTTGGGACGGCGCGGAAGCCGATGCTTTCGACCCAAGCAAGAACCCGGCGCTGAAGGCGGCTGTCAAATCCGCGAAACAGGTCGCCATTCCTGAGACCTACGTCAAACGTGTGCTGGATTACGCGAAACAGGGCTATTCCTCGATCGAATTCCCGACCTATGACACCGATTGGGACAGCGAGGCCTATGCCTCCGTCTCCGGTCAGAACTCCAACAACTCCGTGCGCGTGACGGACGCTTTCCTCAAGGCCGTGAAAGACGATGCCGAATGGGAGCTTTTGCGCCGCACCGACAGGAAGGTCGCCAAGACCGTCAAGGCCCGCGATCTTTGGGAACAGGTCGGTCATGCCGCCTGGGCCTGTGCCGATCCGGGCATCCAGTTCCACGATACCATCAACGCCTGGCACACCTGCCCGGAAGACGGCGAAATTCGCGGCTCCAACCCGTGCTCCGAGTATATGTTCCTCGATGACACGGCCTGTAACCTGGCCTCGATGAACCTGCTGACCTTCTTGCACGATGGTGTGTTCGACGCAGAAAGCTACATGCATGCGACCCGCATCTGGACGCTGACGCTGGAAATCTCCGTGATGATGGCGCAATTCCCGTCGCAAGAGATCGCGCAGCGCTCCTATGACTTCCGCACGCTGGGTCTGGGTTACGCCAACATCGGCGGGCTGTTGATGAACATGGGCTTTGGCTATGACAGCGACGAGGCGCGCGCGCTGGCCGGTGCTCTGACCGCGATCATGACCGGCGTGTCCTATGCGACCTCCGCCGAGATCGCGGGCGAGTTGGGGGCGTTCGACAAGTTCGAGAAGAACCGCGAGCATATGCTCCGCGTCATCCGCAACCACCGCACGGCTGCCTATGGCAAAACCACGGGCTACGAAGGCCTTGAGGTCAAGCCGGTCGCTTTGGATCACGCCAACTGCCCCGACGCCCATCTCGTCGAGCTGGCGAAATCCGCTTGGGACGAGGCGCTGAGCCTCGGCGAGAAAAACGGCTACCGCAACGCGCAGGTGTCTGTGATTGCGCCCACCGGCACCATCGGTCTGGTGATGGATTGCGACACGACGGGGATCGAGCCGGACTTTGCGCTGGTGAAATTCAAGAAACTCGCGGGCGGTGGTTACTTCAAAATCATCAACCGCTCCGTGCCGGCAGCTCTTGAGAAACTTGGCTATTCTTCGTCTGAGATCGAGGAGATCGTGTCCTACGCCGTGGGCCATGGCACCATCGGCAATGCACCGGGGATCAACCACACTGCGCTGATCGGCCACGGCTTCGGTCAGGCGCAGATCGACAAGATCGAGGCCGCGCTGCCCTCGGCCTTCGACATCCGCTTTGTGTTCAACCAATGGACGCTGGGCGAAGAGTTCTGCACCGGGACGCTCGGCATTCCGGCGGCGAAACTCAATGATCCGTCTTTTGACCTGCTGCGCAGCCTCGGCTTTACCGCCAAAGACATCGCGGCGGCCAACGATCACGTCTGCGGCACGATGACCCTCGAAGGCGCGCCCTTCCTCAAGGAAGAACACTACCACGTCTTCGATTGCGCCAATGCCTGCGGCAAAAAAGGCAAGCGGTATCTGTCGGTTGAGAGCCATATCACCATGATGGCGGCGGCGCAGTCCTTTATCTCCGGCGCGATCTCCAAGACGATCAACATGCCGAATGACGCCACCATCGAGGATTGTCAGGCCGCCTATGAGCTGTCCTGGTCCTTGGGCACGAAAGCCAATGCGCTCTACCGTGACGGCTCGAAACTGTCGCAGCCGCTGGCGACCGCTTTGATCGAGAATGACGAAGAGGCCGAGGAAATTCTCGCAACCGGCACCGCGCAGGAAAAAGCCGCCGTGCTGGCCGAGAAGATCGTCGAGAAGGTCATCATCAAAGAGGTCGCCCGCGGCCGCGAAAAGATGCCGGATCGTCGCAAGGGCTACACCCAGAAATCCATCGTTGGCGGGCATAAGGTCTACCTGCGCACCGGCGAGTACGAAGACGGCTCTCTGGGCGAGATCTTCATCGACATGCACAAAGAGGGCGCCGGTTTCCGGGCGATGATGAACAACTTCGCCATCGCGGTCTCTGTCGGTCTGCAATACGGCGTGCCGCTTGAGGAATTTGTCGATGCCTTCACCTTCACGAAATTCGAACCGGCGGGCATGGTGCAGGGCAACGACTCGATCAAAAACGCCACCTCGATCCTCGACTATATCTTCCGCGAGTTGGCCGTGTCGTACCTCGACCGCACCGATCTGGCGCATGTCAAACCGCAGGGCGCGGCCTTTGACGATCTCGACAAGGATGCCGCGGAAGGTGTGTCCAACATCAAGACCCCGTCGGAAAGTGCCTCGGCCAAATCCATCGAGGTGCTGAAACAGATTTCCTCGACCGGCTATCTGCGCAAGCGCCTGCCGCAGGAACTCGTTGTTTTGCAAGGTGGAATGCAGTCGGGCGCCGTGGTGCTGGAGGGCTCCATCGACCCGCAGGTCGCGCTTCAGACGCTGGTGCCTGAGACCAAGGCAACCTTGGAAACGGCGCTCTCCACCGGCACCGTGTCGATGACCGCGCGCGACAAGGCAAAGATGCAGGGCTACGAGGGCGATCCTTGTGGCGAATGCGGCAACTACACGCTGGTGCGCAATGGCACCTGCATGAAATGCAACACCTGCGGCGGCACGTCCGGCTGTAGCTGA
- the gpt gene encoding xanthine phosphoribosyltransferase, which yields MSDRLPHEKGFHISWDQIHRDSRALAWRLDGKGPDDGAWRAIVAITRGGMAPAMIIARELDIRTVDTISVKSYDHQSQSDAVVLNAPNEEMMGDGTGILVIDDLVDSGKTLELVRSMYPNAHFATVYAKPKGRPQVDSYITEVSQDTWIFFPWDMAMQYVKPYRGRD from the coding sequence ATGTCCGACCGCCTGCCCCATGAAAAAGGCTTTCACATCAGCTGGGATCAGATTCACCGCGACAGCCGGGCGCTGGCGTGGCGGCTTGACGGCAAGGGGCCGGATGACGGCGCGTGGCGTGCCATCGTGGCGATCACCCGTGGCGGCATGGCGCCCGCGATGATCATCGCGCGCGAGCTGGACATCCGCACGGTCGATACGATTTCGGTGAAATCCTATGACCACCAGAGCCAAAGCGACGCCGTGGTGCTCAATGCGCCGAACGAAGAGATGATGGGCGACGGCACCGGCATTCTGGTGATCGACGATCTGGTGGACAGCGGCAAGACGCTTGAGCTCGTCCGCTCGATGTACCCCAACGCCCATTTCGCCACCGTCTACGCCAAGCCGAAAGGCCGCCCGCAAGTCGACAGCTACATCACCGAAGTGTCTCAGGACACGTGGATTTTCTTTCCATGGGATATGGCGATGCAATACGTTAAACCCTATCGCGGGCGCGATTGA
- the ilvN gene encoding acetolactate synthase small subunit — protein sequence MSALRIQQGSTSHSAYDLRDYHAEVIEKHTLAVLVDNEAGVLARVIGLFSGRGYNIESLTVAEVNHQSHLSRITVVTTGTRDVIEQIKAQVGRIVPVHEVHDLTVEGPSIERELALFKVEGTGNNRIEALRLAEIFRANVVDSTLESFVFEMTGPSEKIDAFAELMRPLGLVETARTGVAALSRGSHA from the coding sequence ATGTCCGCCCTACGTATCCAACAAGGCTCCACGAGCCATTCCGCCTATGACCTTCGCGACTACCACGCCGAAGTGATCGAGAAACACACGCTGGCCGTTCTGGTCGACAACGAGGCGGGGGTTCTGGCCCGTGTCATCGGGTTGTTTTCCGGCCGCGGCTATAACATCGAAAGCCTGACGGTGGCCGAGGTGAACCACCAAAGCCACCTGTCGCGCATCACCGTGGTGACCACCGGCACCCGCGATGTGATCGAACAGATCAAGGCACAGGTGGGGCGCATCGTGCCCGTCCATGAGGTTCACGACCTGACCGTCGAAGGCCCCTCGATCGAGCGCGAGCTGGCGCTGTTCAAGGTCGAAGGCACCGGCAACAACCGCATCGAGGCGCTGCGTCTGGCGGAAATTTTCCGCGCCAATGTGGTGGACAGCACGCTTGAGAGCTTTGTTTTCGAGATGACCGGTCCGTCGGAGAAAATCGACGCCTTTGCCGAACTGATGCGGCCTTTGGGTCTGGTGGAAACCGCCCGCACGGGTGTTGCGGCGCTGTCGCGTGGCAGTCACGCGTGA
- the pdxH gene encoding pyridoxamine 5'-phosphate oxidase, whose amino-acid sequence MVSADVPRKGIFAGDDPFEISRRWLTDAEAKEINDPNAMAIATVDPGGLPNVRMVLLKEIADDAFVFFTNYESAKGQEIENAGKAAFVMHWKSLRRQVRVRGLVARETPEASDAYYKSRALGSRIGAWASQQSRPLQSKAALMEAVAKEGLKHGPNPKRPPFWGGYRITPLEIEFWADGEFRLHDRFRWRRESPEAAWEILRLNP is encoded by the coding sequence ATGGTGTCAGCAGATGTCCCACGCAAAGGCATTTTCGCCGGAGACGACCCCTTCGAGATTTCGCGACGCTGGTTGACCGACGCCGAGGCCAAGGAGATCAACGATCCCAACGCCATGGCCATCGCTACGGTGGACCCGGGCGGTCTGCCGAATGTGCGAATGGTGCTCTTGAAAGAGATCGCCGACGACGCCTTTGTGTTTTTCACAAATTATGAGAGCGCCAAGGGGCAAGAGATTGAAAATGCAGGTAAAGCCGCTTTCGTCATGCATTGGAAATCGCTGCGCCGCCAGGTCCGTGTGCGCGGTCTGGTCGCCCGTGAAACGCCGGAGGCTTCGGACGCTTATTACAAATCCCGCGCGCTTGGGTCGCGCATCGGCGCCTGGGCCAGCCAGCAATCGCGTCCGCTGCAATCTAAGGCCGCGCTGATGGAGGCGGTGGCCAAAGAGGGCCTCAAACACGGCCCCAATCCGAAACGCCCGCCGTTCTGGGGCGGCTATCGGATCACGCCCTTGGAGATCGAGTTTTGGGCCGATGGCGAGTTCCGTCTGCACGACCGCTTCCGCTGGCGCCGCGAGAGCCCGGAAGCGGCGTGGGAAATTCTGCGCCTCAATCCCTGA